A genomic window from Salvia hispanica cultivar TCC Black 2014 chromosome 5, UniMelb_Shisp_WGS_1.0, whole genome shotgun sequence includes:
- the LOC125188103 gene encoding protein EARLY RESPONSIVE TO DEHYDRATION 15-like, which translates to MATSVLNPKAPIFVPSAYRAVEDFSDEWWDLVQSSPWFRDYWLRECFSDPQFDPSPFLDEHNNNNSLIADAVTQGKESSRDLVALGWLKWRKPRGEVEVPRYCHKAPKIVNMKVKPRAIQQPR; encoded by the exons ATGGCAACTTCAGTGCTGAATCCAAAGGCGCCGATATTCGTCCCGTCGGCATACCGAGCGGTGGAAGACTTTTCCGATGAGTGGTGGGATCTCGTCCAGTCTTCTCCCTGGTTCCGTGATTACTGGCTCCGCGAGTGCTTCTCCGATCCACAATTCGATCCATCGCCGTTTCTCGACGAACACAACAATAACAATAGCCTCATCGCCGATGCCGTTACTCAAG GGAAAGAGAGCAGCAGAGATCTGGTGGCGTTGGGGTGGTTGAAGTGGAGGAAGCCGCGTGGAGAGGTGGAGGTGCCTAGGTACTGCCACAAGGCACCCAAGATTGTGAACATGAAGGTCAAACCGAGGGCGATCCAGCAGCCGCGCTAG
- the LOC125188104 gene encoding copper transport protein CCH has product MANVVELKVGLHCDECIKKILKAIKKIEDIESYDVDTQYNKVTVTGNVTTEKVIRVLQKIGKHATTWDESSTANY; this is encoded by the exons ATGGCTAAT GTGGTGGAGTTGAAGGTAGGATTGCACTGCGATGAATGTATCAAGAAGATCTTGAAGGCCATCAAGAAAATTGAAG ATATAGAATCATACGACGTAGATACGCAATATAATAAGGTGACGGTTACGGGGAATGTGACAACGGAGAAGGTCATTAGAGTTCTTCAAAAAATAGGAAAGCATGCCACTACTTGGGATGAATCATCCACTGCTAATTACTGA